The Vespula vulgaris chromosome 4, iyVesVulg1.1, whole genome shotgun sequence genome has a segment encoding these proteins:
- the LOC127063553 gene encoding cdc42 homolog isoform X2 encodes MQTIKCVVVGDGAVGKTCLLISYTTNKFPSEYVPTVFDNYAVTVMIGGDPYTLGLFDTAGQEDYDRLRPLSYPQTDVFLVCFSVVSPSSFENVKEKWVPEITHHCQRTPFLLVGTQIDLRDDVATIEKLAKNKQKPISAEQGEKLAKELKAVKYVECSALTQV; translated from the exons ATGCAGACAATAAAGTGTGTTGTGGTTGGAGATGGAGCTGTGGGAAAGACTTGTCTTCTGATTTCATATACGACAAATAAATTTCCTTCAGAATATGTGCCTACTGTTTTCGACAACTATGCTGTAACGGTAATGATAGGCGGTGATCCATATACGTTAGGATTATTTGATACCGCTG GCCAGGAGGATTATGATAGACTTAGACCTTTAAGTTATCCGCAAACAGATGTATTTCTGGTCTGTTTCTCAGTTGTTTCACCGTCGTCatttgaaaatgttaaagaaaag TGGGTTCCAGAAATAACTCATCATTGTCAAAGGACTCCGTTTCTCCTAGTTGGTACTCAGATTGATTTACGAGACGATGTTGCTACTATAGAGAAGCTTGCAAAAAATAAGCAGAAACCTATTTCAGCAGAACAAGGAGAGAAACTTGCAAAAGAGCTCAAAGCTGTGAAATACGTAGAATGTAGCGCTTTGACACAG gtttaa
- the LOC127063553 gene encoding cdc42 homolog isoform X1: protein MQTIKCVVVGDGAVGKTCLLISYTTNKFPSEYVPTVFDNYAVTVMIGGDPYTLGLFDTAGQEDYDRLRPLSYPQTDVFLVCFSVVSPSSFENVKEKWVPEITHHCQRTPFLLVGTQIDLRDDVATIEKLAKNKQKPISAEQGEKLAKELKAVKYVECSALTQKGLKNVFDEAILAALEPPEPVKKRRCMLL, encoded by the exons ATGCAGACAATAAAGTGTGTTGTGGTTGGAGATGGAGCTGTGGGAAAGACTTGTCTTCTGATTTCATATACGACAAATAAATTTCCTTCAGAATATGTGCCTACTGTTTTCGACAACTATGCTGTAACGGTAATGATAGGCGGTGATCCATATACGTTAGGATTATTTGATACCGCTG GCCAGGAGGATTATGATAGACTTAGACCTTTAAGTTATCCGCAAACAGATGTATTTCTGGTCTGTTTCTCAGTTGTTTCACCGTCGTCatttgaaaatgttaaagaaaag TGGGTTCCAGAAATAACTCATCATTGTCAAAGGACTCCGTTTCTCCTAGTTGGTACTCAGATTGATTTACGAGACGATGTTGCTACTATAGAGAAGCTTGCAAAAAATAAGCAGAAACCTATTTCAGCAGAACAAGGAGAGAAACTTGCAAAAGAGCTCAAAGCTGTGAAATACGTAGAATGTAGCGCTTTGACACAG aaaggtttaaaaaatgtattcgacGAAGCTATATTGGCAGCATTGGAGCCTCCAGAACCagtgaagaaaagaagatgtaTGCTTTTGTAA
- the LOC127063555 gene encoding cyclin-dependent kinase 2-interacting protein-like, giving the protein MAVKPFNSTDSPFSKSLKGKNLTGTVRHLRDLAADVHGIIQKWNDSTLEGINILKSIIQEKSNKNYTVQLQNYCDNLEEICHTLSNLVKTLEQIVHQINILTILDKTTTKLFTTWPISAFGSTVEMIYTTYSNEMHIKYKVLENIAHCHTEPQQMLYLSTWLHQPLLSKNITILLEAMLTETGYR; this is encoded by the exons ATGGCTGTAAAACCTTTCAATTCTA CGGACTCACCATTTTCAAAATcgttaaaaggaaagaatttgACGGGAACTGTTCGTCATTTACGAGATTTAGCAGCTGATGTTCATGGAATTATTCAGAAATGGAATGATAGTACTCTTGAaggaattaatattttaaaatctataatacaagaaaaatccaataaaaattataccgTTCAATTACAAAATTACTGTGATAACCTAGAAGAAATTTGTCATACTTTG AGTAATCTAGTAAAAACCTTGGAACAAATAGTACATCAGATAAACATTCTAACAATATTGGATAAAACtacaacaaaattatttacaacttGGCCAATATCAGCATTTG GAAGTACAGTGGAAATGATATATACTACTTATAGTAATGAAatgcatataaaatacaaagttCTTGAAAATATTGCTCATTGTCACACAGAGCCACAACAGATGTTATATCTTTCTACATGGTTACATCAACcattattatctaaaaatataacaatattattagaaGCAATGCTTACAGAAACTGGgtatagataa